From the genome of Phytohabitans rumicis, one region includes:
- a CDS encoding formylglycine-generating enzyme family protein, whose protein sequence is MVWIPAGEFMMGSDRHYPEEAPPHRVAVEGFFIDPHPVTNDDFAAFVAATGHVTLAERMPEADEYPDADPTLLVPASAVFTPPGRRVPLTDAYRWWSSVPGADWRHPRGPDSSIDGLGDHPVVHLAWADAAAYAAWAGKALPTEAQWEYAARGGLDGAEYAWGDDELTPDGRHMANVWQGEFPTTNEATDGYAWTSPVGTFAPNGYGLYDMIGNVWEWTADWWSAHKPAPAATCCGPSPRTNPTGGTEALSVDPTQPLTARIPRRVMKGGSFLCAPNYCRRYRPAARLPQPIDTSTCHLGFRCITRPT, encoded by the coding sequence GTGGTCTGGATCCCGGCCGGCGAGTTCATGATGGGCTCGGACCGGCACTACCCGGAGGAGGCGCCGCCGCACCGGGTCGCGGTGGAGGGATTCTTCATCGACCCGCACCCGGTCACCAACGACGATTTCGCGGCGTTCGTCGCCGCCACCGGCCACGTGACGCTCGCCGAGCGCATGCCGGAGGCCGACGAGTACCCCGACGCGGATCCGACGCTGCTGGTACCTGCGTCGGCTGTGTTCACCCCGCCCGGGCGGCGGGTGCCGCTGACCGACGCGTACCGGTGGTGGTCCTCCGTGCCCGGCGCGGACTGGCGCCATCCGCGCGGACCGGACAGCTCGATCGACGGGCTCGGCGACCACCCCGTCGTGCACCTGGCGTGGGCGGACGCCGCCGCCTACGCGGCCTGGGCGGGCAAAGCGCTGCCCACCGAGGCGCAGTGGGAGTACGCCGCCCGTGGCGGCCTCGACGGCGCCGAGTACGCCTGGGGCGACGACGAGCTGACCCCGGACGGGCGGCACATGGCCAACGTCTGGCAAGGCGAGTTCCCCACCACCAACGAGGCGACCGACGGGTATGCCTGGACCTCGCCGGTGGGCACCTTCGCCCCCAACGGCTACGGCCTCTACGACATGATCGGCAACGTGTGGGAATGGACCGCCGACTGGTGGTCAGCCCACAAGCCAGCCCCGGCGGCCACCTGCTGCGGCCCCTCCCCGCGCACCAACCCGACCGGCGGCACCGAGGCACTGTCCGTCGACCCGACGCAGCCGCTGACCGCCCGGATACCACGACGAGTGATGAAGGGCGGATCGTTCCTGTGCGCCCCGAACTACTGCCGTCGCTACCGCCCCGCCGCCCGCCTACCCCAGCCGATCGACACCTCTACCTGCCATCTCGGATTCCGCTGCATAACCCGGCCCACGTGA